In one Cyclopterus lumpus isolate fCycLum1 chromosome 22, fCycLum1.pri, whole genome shotgun sequence genomic region, the following are encoded:
- the stxbp5b gene encoding syntaxin-binding protein 5 isoform X1 → MKKFNIRKVLDGLTAASSSSSSSATAQPGSGRDSDVIQETLQSEHFQLCKTVRHGFPYQPSSMAFDPVQKILAVGTQTGALRLFGCAGVECYCQHESGAAVIQLQFLINEGALVSALADDSIHMWNLRQKIPAILHSLKFSRERITYCHLPFQSKWLYIGTERGNIHIVNVESFTLSGYVIMWNKAIELSTKTHPGPVVHISDNPMDEGKLLIGYECGVVVLWDLKCKKADCRYNYDEAIHSVAWHHEGKQFVCSHSDGTLTTWNIRIPAKSAQIITPHGKQPKDGKKPEPCKPILKVEYKTTRVGDPFMVLSGGLSYDTVGRRACLTVMHGKSTTVLEMDYPIVDFLTLCETPYPNDFQEPYAVVVLLEKDLVLIDLGQIGYPIFENPYPLTIHESPVTCCEYFVDCPSELIPALYSVGSRQKRQSYSKKEWPISGGNWGQGTQSYPEIIITGHADGSIKFWDASALMLQVLYKLKTAKVFERARSKEEKANTEIVEEDPFAIQTLSWCPESRMLCVAGVSAHVIVYRFSKQEVTTEVVQLLEVRMQCEFNGGDSPDPGGEQTPTLPTQGASSSPQESEPPTQPSTGSNSSDGPRDNIPCLQVRSSPLKQSPGYQVELVIQLVWVSGEPPQPITSLAINSSYGLVVFGNTNGLAVADYLQKTLLLHMGTSELYSPSDPYQRQPRSPRKVRQPSGATCDSNDGSNTSEDRCKSPTSGSTSPCNSDDERKQKFIEKVKFKSRRFSKTVANDFAKMSRKISSSSEQKTDLAKERSKQWRSLTCKKHICCANEGKAAAGTTQKGAVSRTESTPNFYARDNTFTRSRSSSVTSIERESREAISSFHFCESYPRKSDSVVSPCLLVGTTQGTVMMVALSMPPGGDQRLQQPVGISSCGSMVTLKGGILTMALLDAAGALLPPSYEPWYDPNASDEEKEKSRRRRPASPPSSQDGPDPQFAVLCSEKQAKVVAMPSQTRIYKHSITETSFVLRADVVQMGGANCIACFCANGHIMTLSLPSLRPLLDVNYLPLTDMRIARTFCFSHLGQALYLTSPTEIQRLTYSQETCDNRQEMLSELFTPVETPEAPNRGFFKGLFGGGAQSLDREDLFGETGAGKASRSLAQHIPGQGGMEGMKGAASGVVGDLARARIALDERGQKLGELEDRTAAMMSSADSFSKHAHDMMLKYKDKKWYQL, encoded by the exons CTTTGGCTGTGCGGGTGTGGAGTGCTACTGTCAGCACGAGAGCGGCGCGGCCGTCATCCAGCTGCAGTTCCTGATCAACGAG GGGGCGCTGGTGAGTGCCTTAGCTGATGACAGCATCCACATGTGGAACCTGAGGCAGAAGATCCCTGCAATCCTGCATTCTCTCAAGTTCAGCAGGGAGAG AATCACGTACTGCCACCTGCCCTTCCAGAGCAAATGGCTCTACATCggcacagaaagaggaaacatcCACATTGTCAACGTGGAGTCCTTCACGCTCTCGGGCTACGTCATCATGTGGAACAAAGCCATCGAACT ATCCACCAAGACGCACCCGGGGCCAGTCGTGCACATCAGTGACAACCCCATGGATGAAGGAAAG CTTCTGATTGGATACGAGTGTGGGGTCGTGGTGTTGTGGGACTTGAAGTGCAAAAAAGCTGACTGCCGCTACAATTATGATGAG GCGATCCACTCGGTAGCCTGGCACCATGAGGGTAAACAGTTTGTCTGCAGCCACTCTGATGGCACTCTGACCACGTGGAATATACGAATCCCAGCCAAGTCTGCACAGATCATCACACCACATG GAAAGCAGCCTAAGGACGGAAAGAAGCCAGAGCCATGCAAGCCCATCCTGAAGGTGGAGTACAAAACAACAAGGGTTGG GGACCCGTTCATGGTCCTGTCCGGAGGTCTGTCGTACGACACGGTGGGCAGGAGAGCCTGTCTGACTGTGATGCACGGGAAGAGCACCACCGTCCTGGAGATGGACTACCCCATCGTAGATTTTCTAACGCTGTGCGAGACTCCGTATCCAAACG ACTTTCAGGAGCCTTACGCTGTGGTGGTCCTCCTCGAGAAGGATTTAGTGTTAATAGACCTCGGACAGATTGG GTACCCGATATTTGAGAATCCATATCCTCTGACTATCCATGAGTCACCGGTGACCTGCTGTGAATACTTTGTGGACTGCCCTTCTGAACTCATTCCTGCACTTTACTCTGTCGGCAGCCGGCAAAAGAGACAAAGTTACAGCAAGAAG GAATGGCCCATTAGTGGAGGAAACTGGGGCCAAGGCACTCAGAGTTACCCAGAGATTATTATCACTGG ACATGCTGATGGGTCGATCAAATTTTGGGATGCGTCTGCAT TGATGCTTCAAGTGCTGTACAAGCTGAAGACTGCCAAGGTTTTTGAGAGGGCTCGCAGTAAGGAGGAGAAGGCCAATACAGAAATAGTAGAGGAGGACCCGTTCGCCATCCAGACCTTGTCCTGGTGCCCCGAGAGCCGGATGCTCTGTGTGGCCGGGGTGTCTGCCCACGTCATCGTCTATCGGTTcagcaaacaggaagtcaccacTGAAGTTGTGCAG CTTTTGGAGGTGCGGATGCAGTGTGAGTTTAACGGTGGGGACTCCCCTGATCCAGGAGGGGAGCAGACCCCCACCCTGCCCACCCAGGGAGCTTCCTCCAGCCCGCAGGAGAGCGAGCCTCCCACTCAGCCCTCCACAGGCAGCAACTCCTCCGACGGACCCAGGGACAATATACCATGCCTGCA GGTGCGGAGCTCCCCGCTGAAGCAGTCTCCGGGCTACCAGGTGGAGCTGGTGATCCAGCTGGTGTGGGTGAGCGGGGAGCCTCCTCAGCCAATCACCAGCCTGGCGATCAACTCCTCCTACGGCCT CGTGGTGTTTGGAAACACCAATGGTCTGGCTGTGGCCGACTACCTCCAGAAAACTCTGCTCCTCCACATGGGCACGTCGGAGCTGTACAGCCCATCCGACCCCTACCAGAGGCAGCCTCGCTCCCCACGCAAAGTGCGGCAGCCGTCTGGAG CAACCTGTGACTCAAACGATGGGTCCAACACCTCAGAGGACCGCTGCAAATCCCCGACTTCAG GATCTACCTCACCTTGCAATTCTGATGATGAGCGAAAACAGAAGTTCATAGAGAAGG TGAAGTTCAAAAGCAGACGCTTTTCCAAGACGGTTGCCAATGACTTTG CCAAGATGTCACGGAAAATTAGCTCGTCTAGCGAGCAAAAGACTGACCTGG CAAAGGAGAGGTCCAAACAATGGCGCTCTCTCACGTGTAAGAAGCACATTTGTTGCGCGAACGAAGGCAAGGCGGCAGCCGGGACGACCCAGAAGGGGGCCGTCAGTAGAACTGAATCAACCCCCAACTTCT ATGCCAGGGATAACACGTTCACCCGCTCACGTAGTTCAAGTGTCACCAGCATAGAACGAGAATCTCGAGAGGCCATCTCCTCCTTTCACTTCTGCGAGAGTTACCCCCGGAAGAGCGACAGCGTGGTCAGCCCCTGTCTGCTGGTGGGAACCACCCAGGGCACTGTGATGATGGTGGCCCTCAGCATGCCGCCCGGCGGGGACCAGAGGCTGCAGCAACCAGTCGGCATCTCCTCCTGTG GCAGTATGGTCACACTCAAAGGAGGCATTTTGACTATGGCCCTGTTGGACGCCGCTGGAGCTCTGCTGCCCCCTTCCTACGAGCCGTGGTACGACCCAAATGCCTCGgacgaggagaaggagaagagccGGAGGCGCAGGCCAGCCTCCCCTCCCTCGTCTCAAGACGGTCCGGATCCCCAGTTCGCTGTGCTGTGTTCGGAGAAACAGGCCAAGGTGGTGGCCATGCCCTCCCAAACCCGCATCTACAAACACAGCATCACAGAGACCTCCTTTGTGCTGAGGGCTGACGTTGTGCAGATGGGCGGAGCCAACTGCATCGCCTGTTTCTGCGCTAACGGGCACATCATGACTCTGAG TTTACCCAGTCTACGGCCTCTGCTGGACGTGAACTACCTGCCGCTGACAGACATGCGGATAGCCAGAACGTTCTGCTTCTCCCACCTGGGTCAGGCCCTGTACCTCACCTCCCCCACGGAGATCCAGAGGCTCACCTATAGCCAGGAGACCTGCGACAATCGACAG GAGATGCTCAGTGAGTTATTTACCCCCGTGGAGACACCAGAGGCTCCTAACAGAGGTTTCTTCAAAGGCCTGTTTGGGGGAGGAGCTCAGTCTCTGGACAGGGAGGACCTCT TTGGAGAAACGGGTGCTGGCAAAGCCTCCCGCAGCCTGGCCCAGCACATCCCCGGCCAAGGGGGCATGGAGGGCATGAAGGGTGCAGCGTCCGGGGTCGTGGGGGATCTGGCCCGTGCACGGATAGCTCTGGACGAGAGAGGGCAGAAACTGGGGGAGCTGGAGGACAGAACGGCTGCCATGATGTCCAGCGCAGATTCATTTTCAAAACATGCTCATGAT ATGATGCTGAAGTACAAAGATAAGAAGTGGTACCAGCTCTGA